The proteins below come from a single Vibrio natriegens NBRC 15636 = ATCC 14048 = DSM 759 genomic window:
- the rfaD gene encoding ADP-glyceromanno-heptose 6-epimerase, giving the protein MIIVTGGAGMIGSNIVKALNAAGMNDILVVDNLKNGKKFKNLVDLDITDYMDRDDFLTQIMAGDDFGPIEAIFHEGACSATTEWDGKYMMLNNYEYSKELLHYCLDREIPFLYASSAATYGETDTFVEEREYEGALNVYGYSKQQFDNYVRRLWQDAEEHGETLSQITGFRYFNVYGPREDHKGSMASVAFHLNNQLNAGENPKLFAGSETFKRDFVYVGDVCKVNLWFFENGVSGIFNCGTGRAESFEEVAKAVITHHGKGEIETIPFPEHLKGAYQEFTQADLTKLRSAGCDVEFKTVAEGVSEYLAIQNR; this is encoded by the coding sequence ATGATCATCGTAACTGGTGGTGCTGGCATGATCGGCAGCAACATTGTTAAAGCTCTCAACGCAGCTGGTATGAACGATATTCTGGTTGTCGACAACCTAAAAAATGGCAAAAAGTTTAAGAACTTAGTTGATCTGGACATCACAGATTACATGGATCGTGATGACTTCCTTACCCAAATTATGGCGGGTGATGATTTCGGTCCTATCGAAGCAATTTTCCATGAAGGTGCTTGTTCTGCAACCACCGAGTGGGATGGTAAATACATGATGCTAAACAACTATGAGTACTCAAAAGAGTTATTGCATTATTGTTTAGACCGTGAAATTCCATTCCTTTACGCCTCTTCTGCAGCCACATACGGTGAGACAGATACCTTTGTTGAAGAGCGTGAATACGAAGGCGCACTCAACGTCTACGGTTACTCTAAGCAACAGTTTGATAACTACGTACGTCGCTTATGGCAAGACGCTGAAGAGCACGGTGAGACCCTATCTCAAATCACGGGCTTCCGTTACTTCAATGTTTACGGCCCTCGTGAAGACCATAAAGGAAGCATGGCATCCGTTGCCTTCCACCTAAATAACCAGCTAAATGCAGGTGAAAACCCGAAACTCTTCGCAGGTAGCGAGACCTTTAAACGTGATTTCGTTTACGTCGGCGATGTATGCAAAGTAAATCTGTGGTTCTTCGAAAATGGCGTATCAGGCATTTTTAACTGTGGCACAGGACGCGCGGAGTCGTTTGAAGAGGTCGCGAAAGCGGTGATCACTCACCACGGAAAAGGTGAAATCGAAACGATTCCTTTCCCTGAGCATCTAAAAGGCGCTTACCAAGAGTTCACTCAAGCTGATCTGACTAAGCTACGCTCAGCAGGCTGCGACGTAGAATTCAAAACGGTTGCAGAAGGTGTCTCTGAATACCTAGCCATCCAAAATCGCTAA
- a CDS encoding YjbH domain-containing protein: MTLIRNTLTFSLMSPVLVWAQEMPFEVPPLQPSQMDFGGVGLMQMPTGRMAPEGEFNFAVNFSNEYQFYNVTLQVMPWLETTLRYTLVNDLLYSEDPDFSGDTKYTDKGIDFKVRLLEESQYLPELSVGVRDFAGTGLFDAEFIAATKRYSNPNLGTFDFTLGMGWGYLGTRDNITNVACKLSDRYCERQSDFTDFKGKGGSVDYERWFKGPAALFGGVEYQTLHAPLRFKLEYDSNDYSGDFPVRNGGIDMTPHTPWNFGVLYRLGHMADLRLSYERGDTLVAGLNLYTNFNKMPSFWRDTPTPKVENNQPTDLSQVDWERVTEDLDKIAGYQNTKIYAKDKTVAIVGEQKKYRDRNEAHEKAAAVLANQVPDSIDTFTINERNRGLATNQAVISRDKYRDYAQVNYINPKIEDVVSSSNDKPQGQTTYDGFERFDWGFAPKLAQTLGSAEDFYLFSVGLSGNASYWLTDNLELAGSLYWDWYNNYDKFNYITPTDGTTIPRVRTMFRAYQNEHDITMSNLQLTWFQEYSDTIDQQFYAGYLESMFAGVGTELLYRPQGSSWAIGADVNLISQRDPQSYFGVYTEKWQNIPEYGDPFQVIDKGFTGFVSGYYFPQWEFLTDTMIQLDVGQFLGGDKGAQLNFAKQFKSGVIAGVFASVSDLSADEFGEGSFTKGFYISIPYDIMTVKPSNNRANFSWQPLTRDGGQKLGRKYSLIELTDERNPWYQRPNHSDEK; encoded by the coding sequence ATGACGTTAATTAGAAATACTTTAACCTTTTCTTTAATGAGTCCGGTATTGGTTTGGGCCCAAGAAATGCCATTTGAAGTGCCACCACTACAACCCTCACAAATGGACTTTGGCGGTGTTGGTCTTATGCAAATGCCAACTGGCCGGATGGCGCCTGAGGGCGAGTTTAACTTTGCTGTCAATTTTAGTAATGAGTACCAGTTTTACAATGTCACCCTACAAGTGATGCCATGGCTGGAAACAACCCTTCGTTATACCTTAGTCAATGACCTATTATACAGTGAGGATCCAGATTTTTCTGGTGACACAAAGTACACCGATAAAGGCATCGACTTCAAAGTCCGTCTTTTAGAAGAATCCCAATATTTACCAGAGCTTTCGGTTGGCGTTCGTGACTTTGCAGGCACAGGTCTGTTTGATGCTGAGTTTATCGCGGCAACCAAACGATACTCTAACCCTAACTTAGGTACGTTCGATTTTACTTTGGGCATGGGCTGGGGTTACTTGGGTACACGCGACAATATTACTAACGTAGCCTGCAAACTCTCAGATCGGTACTGCGAGAGACAATCTGACTTTACTGACTTTAAAGGCAAAGGCGGTAGTGTTGATTATGAACGTTGGTTTAAAGGCCCTGCAGCGTTATTTGGTGGGGTTGAATACCAGACCCTGCATGCACCACTGCGCTTTAAGTTAGAATACGATAGCAATGATTACAGCGGAGACTTTCCAGTGAGAAATGGTGGCATAGACATGACACCGCATACACCGTGGAACTTTGGCGTATTATACCGCTTGGGACACATGGCAGATCTGCGCTTGAGTTATGAGCGTGGCGACACCTTAGTTGCCGGCTTAAACCTTTACACTAACTTCAACAAGATGCCTTCTTTCTGGCGTGATACACCGACGCCTAAAGTAGAAAACAACCAACCAACAGATCTTTCTCAGGTCGATTGGGAGCGTGTAACGGAAGACTTGGATAAGATCGCCGGTTATCAAAACACCAAAATCTATGCGAAGGATAAGACGGTAGCGATTGTTGGCGAACAGAAGAAGTACCGTGACCGCAACGAGGCACATGAAAAAGCGGCCGCCGTGTTAGCTAACCAAGTACCTGACAGCATTGATACCTTTACTATCAATGAGCGCAACCGTGGGTTAGCAACGAATCAAGCTGTTATATCGAGAGATAAGTACCGAGATTACGCACAAGTAAACTACATCAACCCCAAAATCGAGGATGTAGTCTCATCATCGAACGATAAGCCACAAGGTCAAACAACCTATGATGGCTTTGAACGTTTCGACTGGGGGTTTGCGCCAAAACTGGCTCAAACACTGGGTAGTGCCGAAGACTTCTACCTGTTTAGCGTTGGCTTGAGCGGCAATGCCTCTTACTGGTTGACAGATAACCTTGAACTTGCTGGCTCACTATACTGGGACTGGTACAACAACTACGATAAGTTTAACTATATCACCCCAACAGATGGCACTACTATCCCTCGTGTACGTACCATGTTCCGTGCTTACCAGAACGAGCATGATATTACTATGTCAAATCTGCAGCTGACTTGGTTCCAGGAATACTCGGATACGATAGATCAACAGTTCTACGCAGGTTATCTCGAAAGTATGTTTGCTGGCGTCGGCACAGAACTCTTATACCGCCCTCAAGGATCAAGCTGGGCTATTGGTGCTGACGTGAACTTAATTTCTCAGCGTGACCCACAAAGTTACTTTGGCGTTTACACTGAGAAATGGCAGAACATTCCAGAATATGGTGACCCATTCCAGGTCATTGACAAAGGCTTTACTGGCTTTGTGTCTGGCTACTACTTCCCGCAATGGGAGTTCTTGACTGATACGATGATCCAACTGGATGTTGGTCAATTCTTAGGTGGTGATAAAGGTGCTCAACTGAATTTTGCCAAGCAATTCAAGAGCGGCGTAATCGCAGGCGTCTTTGCGTCTGTAAGTGACTTGTCAGCCGATGAATTTGGTGAAGGTAGCTTTACCAAAGGCTTCTATATTTCAATTCCATACGACATCATGACCGTTAAACCAAGTAACAACCGAGCAAACTTCAGTTGGCAGCCGCTAACTCGCGATGGTGGTCAGAAGCTAGGTCGTAAATACAGCTTGATTGAACTGACTGATGAACGAAACCCATGGTACCAGCGACCAAACCATTCAGATGAAAAGTAA
- a CDS encoding YjbF family lipoprotein, translating to MNIFRAKNWKRLLLILPAVSLMFGCTQKFKDVSATVQEAYGNYIDVELTHQQIEAIPYASAYLKIGNQKQIFVVLAFAEQNPLTGKTQLKWVSSDKAMVVTENGHIVKTLNLQNNNIAGVYGQVPAYSTLDIQYLLSYDWEEQYRYGFPAHITRTYQGKEVVTTPLSSTSADVYRESVEFPSLSETVENFYWVNSHGQVVKTRQHLGPNMLPIELTILKGYSK from the coding sequence ATGAATATCTTTCGAGCAAAAAATTGGAAGCGCCTACTTCTTATCCTACCTGCCGTTAGCCTTATGTTCGGGTGTACGCAAAAATTCAAAGATGTCTCAGCTACCGTTCAAGAAGCTTATGGCAATTACATCGATGTAGAACTCACGCATCAACAAATTGAAGCTATACCATACGCAAGCGCATACCTTAAGATCGGTAATCAGAAACAAATTTTCGTCGTTTTAGCATTCGCAGAACAGAACCCTCTTACCGGTAAAACACAACTGAAGTGGGTGAGCTCAGATAAAGCGATGGTAGTGACAGAAAACGGCCACATTGTAAAAACACTGAACCTACAGAACAACAATATTGCGGGCGTTTATGGTCAAGTCCCGGCATATAGCACATTAGACATTCAGTACCTTCTTTCATATGACTGGGAAGAACAATACCGTTACGGCTTCCCCGCTCACATTACTCGTACCTATCAAGGCAAAGAAGTAGTAACAACACCCTTGTCCTCAACTTCAGCTGATGTCTATCGTGAATCCGTTGAGTTCCCTAGCCTATCTGAAACCGTTGAAAACTTTTACTGGGTAAATAGTCATGGCCAAGTAGTGAAAACCCGACAGCACTTAGGGCCTAACATGCTACCTATTGAGTTAACGATATTGAAAGGATACAGCAAATAA
- the lpxM gene encoding lauroyl-Kdo(2)-lipid IV(A) myristoyltransferase (LpxM is lauroyl-Kdo(2)-lipid IV(A) myristoyltransferase, an enzyme characterized in Escherichia coli and involved in biosynthesis of the form of lipid A found in that species and some closely related species.), with translation MINKRDDFDPKAYNPEFDRSFLKPKYWGTWLAVFSSIFIALLPLAFHQWLAKVLASRLVKSKANSVNNVKTNLALCFPQLSEQERDQLVYKTLYTAGVFTLRFGLVSLRSPEWLQSKCDFVNSEQLLDLTEQNQKVILLVPHSWSIDIPAVLLASQGLPVSAMAKRQKNPVTDWLMHRQRVQYGGRVYERSGGIKPFIKSIKDGYLGYYLPDQDHGAELSEFVDFFATTKATLPGLTKLAKLSKSKVIPTFASLDPETGRFSIEFMPPLTLQETDCDDARSLNEAIEYFVTKNPEQYMWTLRLLRTQADGSNPYSEMREHGFIKEK, from the coding sequence ATGATCAATAAACGTGATGATTTCGATCCCAAAGCCTATAACCCTGAGTTTGACCGCTCATTTCTCAAGCCTAAATATTGGGGAACCTGGCTCGCTGTTTTTAGCTCAATTTTTATCGCATTGCTGCCCCTCGCTTTTCACCAGTGGCTGGCAAAAGTGCTGGCATCACGTTTAGTTAAATCTAAAGCAAACTCAGTCAACAACGTAAAGACCAACTTAGCCTTGTGTTTCCCACAGTTAAGTGAACAAGAGCGTGACCAACTGGTTTACAAAACGCTTTATACTGCCGGCGTATTTACTCTTAGATTTGGCTTGGTCTCTTTGCGTTCACCCGAATGGCTGCAATCAAAGTGTGACTTTGTAAACTCCGAACAGTTGCTCGACCTAACTGAGCAAAATCAAAAAGTGATTTTATTAGTGCCGCACTCTTGGTCGATTGATATACCTGCGGTACTACTTGCCTCACAAGGCTTACCTGTTTCTGCGATGGCGAAAAGACAGAAAAACCCAGTAACAGACTGGCTAATGCATCGCCAACGCGTGCAATATGGTGGCCGTGTGTACGAACGCTCTGGAGGGATTAAACCCTTCATCAAATCGATTAAAGACGGTTACTTGGGCTACTATCTACCAGACCAGGATCATGGTGCTGAACTCAGTGAATTTGTGGACTTTTTCGCGACGACGAAGGCAACCCTGCCAGGTCTGACAAAACTGGCGAAACTGTCAAAGTCCAAAGTAATCCCGACTTTTGCCTCACTGGATCCGGAAACTGGTCGCTTTAGTATTGAGTTCATGCCTCCACTGACGCTTCAGGAAACCGACTGCGACGATGCTCGCTCACTCAATGAAGCCATTGAGTACTTTGTGACGAAAAACCCAGAGCAATACATGTGGACCCTGCGTCTACTGCGTACACAGGCGGATGGCAGTAACCCATACAGTGAAATGCGTGAGCATGGCTTTATTAAAGAGAAGTGA
- a CDS encoding capsule biosynthesis GfcC family protein, protein MSKRLLPLLSLALLTSTSAAQSTADKTEPLKVKLVGVSEQLLFPQKARLSDILQQAQQQNLALEYPLGTTLFNNSEDALSESTALKNSVLIKMIKHDLSDHKLYDFIQSHQFAPRILSAIDVDRIRLDKFENPLISGDLTLVSPKREEKVIYLGNLEQVYFVKNQAGIPLKEQIRNLKRNIGELAHLPILIYPDGKVVKPHHGSWLTTQYYLPPLTMVYFPFDELDTSEMDQDIVKLLTQLKPTSIKSPL, encoded by the coding sequence ATGAGTAAACGACTGTTACCTTTACTAAGTCTAGCTCTGTTAACTAGCACCAGTGCGGCTCAATCTACCGCTGATAAAACTGAACCTTTAAAAGTCAAATTGGTTGGTGTAAGCGAGCAGTTACTATTCCCTCAGAAGGCTCGTTTATCGGATATTCTGCAGCAGGCTCAACAGCAAAACCTTGCCTTAGAATATCCACTCGGAACAACATTATTTAACAATTCTGAAGACGCACTAAGTGAATCAACAGCATTGAAAAACTCCGTGTTGATCAAGATGATTAAACACGACTTAAGCGATCACAAACTCTATGACTTTATCCAAAGTCATCAGTTTGCTCCGCGCATACTTTCGGCTATTGATGTAGATCGTATCCGCCTAGATAAATTTGAAAACCCTCTAATAAGTGGTGACTTAACACTAGTTTCACCAAAGCGAGAAGAAAAGGTTATTTATCTAGGTAATTTAGAACAAGTCTACTTCGTTAAAAATCAAGCTGGTATTCCGTTAAAGGAACAAATTCGCAATTTAAAACGCAATATTGGTGAACTGGCGCACCTCCCAATTTTAATTTATCCAGATGGAAAAGTTGTCAAGCCACACCACGGCTCTTGGTTGACGACGCAATATTACCTTCCGCCATTGACGATGGTCTATTTCCCGTTTGATGAATTGGACACCTCTGAAATGGATCAGGATATTGTTAAACTGCTTACCCAACTGAAGCCAACCTCAATAAAGAGCCCACTATGA